A stretch of Megalobrama amblycephala isolate DHTTF-2021 linkage group LG14, ASM1881202v1, whole genome shotgun sequence DNA encodes these proteins:
- the avpr1ab gene encoding arginine vasopressin receptor 1Ab has protein sequence MVNKSHQVTASNDTDPFGRNEDVAKMEITVLSVTFLVAVIGNLSVLLAMHNTKKKSSRMHLFIKHLSLADLVVAFFQVLPQLCWEITFRFYGPDFLCRIVKHLQVLGMFASTYMMVMMTMDRYIAICHPLKTLQQPTQRAYIMIGSTWLCSLLLSTPQYFIFSLSEIQNGSDVYDCWGHFIEPWGIRAYITWITVGIFLIPVIVLMICYGFICHSIWKNLKCKTKRGSPHSTRNGMIGKASVSSVTIISRAKLRTVKMTFVIVLAYIVCWAPFFIVQMWSVWDENFSWDDSENAAVTLSALLASLNSCCNPWIYMLFSGHLLYDFLGCFPCWNKPQNTFHKEDSDSSIRRNTLLRKLTAARTDDGFNSWKDLCNSRKSSQSIGLDYSRKSSQCLQLDFSRKSSQSVPVES, from the exons ATGGTCAACAAGTCGCACCAAGTCACGGCGAGCAACGACACCGACCCGTTCGGCAGGAACGAAGATGTTGCCAAAATGGAGATCACGGTGTTGAGCGTCACCTTCCTCGTGGCGGTCATCGGAAATCTGTCCGTGCTGCTGGCCATGCACAACACCAAGAAGAAGAGCTCGCGCATGCACCTGTTCATCAAGCACCTGAGTCTCGCGGACCTGGTGGTGGCTTTCTTCCAGGTTCTTCCACAGCTCTGCTGGGAGATCACCTTCAGGTTTTACGGACCTGACTTCCTTTGCCGGATTGTCAAGCATCTTCAGGTCCTGGGGATGTTCGCGTCCACTTacatgatggtgatgatgacaATGGACCGCTACATCGCCATATGCCACCCTCTGAAGACCCTCCAGCAGCCCACGCAGCGCGCCTACATCATGATCGGGTCCACATGGCTCTGCAGCCTGTTGCTCAGCACCCCTCAATACTTCATCTTCTCCCTGAGCGAGATCCAGAACGGCTCGGATGTGTATGACTGCTGGGGACACTTCATCGAGCCGTGGGGCATCCGAGCCTACATCACCTGGATCACCGTGGGCATCTTCCTCATCCCTGTAATCGTCCTCATGATCTGCTACGGCTTCATATGCCACAGTATCTGGAAGAACTTAAAGTGCAAGACCAAGAGAGGCTCCCCACACAGCACCAGGAACGGGATGATTGGAAAGGCGTCTGTCAGTAGCGTCACCATCATCTCAAGAGCCAAACTAAGAACGGTGAAGATGACATTCGTGATTGTTTTGGCGTACATAGTGTGCTGGGCTCCGTTCTTCATCGTGCAAATGTGGTCAGTCTGGGATGAAAACTTCTCCTGGGATG ATTCTGAAAATGCAGCAGTGACCCTCTCTGCCCTGCTGGCGAGTCTCAACAGCTGCTGTAACCCCTGGATCTACATGCTCTTCAGCGGCCACCTCCTCTACGACTTCTTAGGCTGTTTCCCCTGCTGGAACAAACCCCAAAACACGTTCCACAAAGAGGACTCGGACAGCAGCATCCGGAGGAACACCCTCCTGAGAAAGCTGACTGCTGCCCGGACCGACGATGGCTTCAACTCTTGGAAAGACCTGTGCAACTCCCGAAAGTCCAGTCAGTCTATAGGGTTAGACTATTCTCGCAAATCCAGTCAGTGTTTGCAGCTTGACTTTTCGCGCAAGTCAAGTCAGAGTGTGCCTGTGGAGTCCTAA